The genomic window tataaaaaacaatattaatacggTATAACTCCTGCTGCTTACCCCATAGTTGTATACTCAttgtactaattatattattcaaggaTGTGCAACTACcttgtatttgatttaaacgtaaaatatgttcataaaaaatatgcgaCATTGGCTCTGTGTGCTGTGCTACTTATTGACCAAATGGAATGTTATTTTCTTAATGGGTTTTACATAGGTCCctgaatgatatttattatgttttgctaTAAATCTCATTAAATCATCGAGTaaagtgaattttaaataccaactaaataaatattaaatatgcattCTTTGCTTCGTagctaaacaattattactcaattatttttaaactggtaaagtaaatatttaacagggtaacgataatgtaaattaaaatacatttatacatcttAATTCAAATGGTACTTTTTACTTGACATAAATATACgacaaatataagaataaaactcgtataatgtagaaaaaataaataagtaacgCCAAATACCTATCTAGtagataggtaaataaaaatattaataacgccGAGATTTATTCCATGCAACGatgaataactttaatattatgaaaatcgaataaataaaatatactagtcGATAGTTCATTTTCTATAGGAAGGCAAATATAATTCATGGCTACAGAGATACGATttcaaaagataatattattttatatatttcatttttattacaaaaacgaACTTGCGCTCAAGTAAATATGGTATGACATAATGTGATAAAGCAACATTTGCTATCTTAagaattaataggtatttataactgaatttatataatgaggAAAGAGTGGTCCTCATTTgctaatttcattaatatattatattaatatttatgatttatcgtggtattaaacgatttttaataaaatacagcatctattaacaatattaacagaAATTCATAACACAAAcaacatttgtaattattcctaagtaaataattaaaatttaatataaaactttaatcaCCAAACACAGATACCCAAGTATGATCTTATGTTTTTCGTTGACAAGTTTCTATTTAATAAGGCATAAAACATACTTTACACCAATGTAGATATTCTTATAGGCTAACTTTTTTGTTGAGTTGTCTTTaaattagctttttttttaactgtaagGTTTTTGATGGTGATATCATTAGGAACTTTTTTTTGCTTCGGCATCGAGGTcgatctatttatttttttattaaaagtactaCTGCATTGAAGGAGAGTATGTCTGTCTAGAATTTTCTATtgtcaaaaaagaaaaaaaaagaaacgcacagcattgtaaaaccaatgaGACAATGAATCAACGTACGCcgaccttttttttaatacttattttaagcaACGATTGAAATTTCTTCGAATTTTGCTATGAGTCTTCACTTATTATttggatatttttgtttgccatatagtaaattatttatattatttcactcgtttataactattttaataataaaaatgtaaattttaaatctctcCCATATAGAAACAGCCTAATATTATGGgttcaattttttacattatcctGAGTTATTTCGGCTGAATTGATGTCTGAAGTTTGTTAACACCtaggttttaataaattattataattcaaaaccacttttaaaattcatctgaatttgttcaataatttcaaggatttaatttaatttagttaatttgcTAAAGTACATTAAGTTTTTGGATGttttctgtaaaaaatatatttataataattttatgcataATTACCTCTTTAAGTCCAATGTTCATTTTTCTGTCTGTGTAATATCTTgctaagtaatatttttttactactttaGAAActattttcaagaaaataaaacacataaaatcaAGAATAGGTAGTAAGATAAATAGCTCTTCACAATTCATTGCATTGAATGTCCAGTGGTTTATGCcattgatgtatatttttttaagtgaatcaataaaacatattatattatagatataatataaaaaaatattacaggtGTCAGacaaagaatttataaaaatcactaGATaagaattacaataatttatattactatttaaaaacttttgatttaaccatattaatatacctactatcatcaaattcatttttgtaaaagATGTAAgtgtttatttcaatatacattaaaatctattaagtaatatattaagtgcttgtttaaataggtatattaatcatattcacATTAGCACCTTAACAcgtgtacttattttataaattcactattcttattaattaatatataccctACATCAAATATTcgctattatctatatttaatttacaactgTAGTATGGACAATAACGTAGGTATAGATTATTTATGGAGAGAGTTTGACTTTCAATTATCTGTAATGGCTAGGCTGTAATTGTCGTACATACCaaacacatttttgtaaaattgtatcactaaaatattcatgttcTGCCTTAAATCAAAgagtattcattaaaattcaccattatgtatttttatttttttaattaaaaattatttttattattacttatttatttactaattggGATTTGGTAATGGTAAGAGAGTGAACCCCCAAACTTCCCCAACTACACCACTGATTATGAACCTATCAAGACATCACACATTaggatgtttattattattaatatatttattaggttaaatttaaacatctaaatataattatttatttacacttaataagtaaatatttaaaacataatgacCATAGCAATAACATATTTAggcagtttttgatttttgtataatgtatattaaatactactaattgttatggtaataaatatgttgcaaaaaaacaataaatatacaatttacaaatttcaattgattggtaaaataaaatcaataattaattttagattgacagttgaatgaaatgaaatacattttgaaacaactgaaaatatgcattattttttttttatctccaaatagtaattaatattttacatacttgGATCGTGATatgttagattaaatattatttatttgtaactatGATGTAGTAGAATTTTCTAAATTCTTAAAtggtaaatttatgaaaaataatagtaaataatatctgaagaaaaatttactgtttaaaatatttgtatttttcagaataaaaatcttaaacacaagtaaaacatttttacactcACATTGTATTTAACAGTAGTACAAATGCATGTATTATCTGTAGTTAACAAATACAACAGAATGTAAacacaataaacattaatatttaatacataatattatttcaacagGACACAGCCaacatttactttaaaaattcgtcataattttcattaaataattagtaaaaagaaaaaaaagaaagggacttaaatataataaggtataacaacaatatagtataagaaactaaaaacaatcaaactcaacttaaatcattttgattgattatacatgattttttcaatatcttCTATTTCTTTAGGACAATCTTCACTTAACACCTCAATACTGTTTTCAGTAATCAACACATCATCTTCTATTCGTATACCCAATCCAAGGAATTCTTCATGaactcttatattatttttacttacataaacacctaaaataaataattttaaaatagcattatacattttatggaaagtttaaaaaaatgttagaacATTACAACTAACCTGGTTCTACTGTGATGATAAAACCAGGCTCTgtcttaatactttttttgacTGTACCAATATCATGTACATCCATCCCCAAATAATGACTAACATGATGAGGGCACAATGCACGGGCCaactaaaaatgtcaataaccTATTTTACTCCAGTATCTTACAATTTTGTTGTAACAAAAAAgtccaaaacatttttaaatacctaccatATTTAACTCTGAAggatcaacattttttttaaacacatggGCTGCTGCCAAGGCTTTtcctaatttaaaacacatggCTTCATACAATGTGTCTAATGATGGACGTTCTTGACACATGTCAATCAATTCTTTTTGAACACATAGAGTAGCTTCATATAATGTCTTTTGAGCGTCAGAAAACCATCCACTTGCTGGCCATGTCCGAGATATATCACTCGAGTATCCATGATATTCACAGCCTAATTAATCACATATGGTTAATTGTTGTTAATACTATTGAAACTTAAGATAATAACTAtggatattaaaattgtaactatATCATAGacactaaacataatatggaacaaaataaattgtacatgaatattaatttgatctCACCAGCATCCACAAGAATTAAATCTCCATCcttgattttttgtttattgtcaATGTAATGCAATGTATTAGCATTATTTCCAGTGGCAACCACTGGAGGATAAGCTAGATATTCAGCTCCACCCATTCGACATTCATAGTCTAGTGTAGCATACAGTTTATGTTCCGTAGACCCTGGTTTTGTTGACATCATTGCTTTAATAAATGCTTTAGAAGCTATTTGACAACTTTGTCGCATTAACCTTTGTTCAGCTAATGACTTATACAAGCGTAATTTGTGACAATGCTCGACCAAACTATCATCTAactgccaaaaaaaaataaataaaaataagtatataaaattcagaaaccttcaaaatttaaataaaagataatttattaaataacagaaaataataataaataataaaagataatgatCAGTCGTCAATTACCTAAGATGAACTcacataaattgaattttctgCAGCAGCATTATTAACAGTCCTATCAACAATACTTTGGACTTTTTGCTTTTGATTGTACCatataacacaattattatgccCTTTAAGTTCAGACATTATGAATTCTGAAAGCTGTGGTAATGTTTTGCCATCATCAACACCAAAAATTAATGGTGCACACTCAGCTTCtgcaaacaaaatattcttaacAGTTACACGAACTGTTAACTATATTGCAATCACCTACTTGTACTAGGTCCATTCCACAACTCAGACTGAGGATCATAAGGCTTAAGAAACAGAGTTGAAGTAAAGTTATCAACAGAATTACCACATATAACCAAAGCACAGTCAGTTTCTTGGCAtccactaaaatataaaaaatctgtATTTTGTCTAAACGGATATGGAATATGGTCAGACATATATTGCCTAATAGCTGACGGTATAACAATTACGTGGTAAAAATCTTTCCTCGTACTCAATACAGATTCTATTAAATTGCGCCTTCTAATCATAAATTCTTCTTTTTGTATACCGGGGACAAgctgaaatatataatttaattatactatttcaataagtttactctacacaattattttttttaaaaactcacTTCACCCTTCATCACTAAATGGGGATGAGATTCCTCTGTTGGTTGACCACAAACTAATGgtgtttt from Aphis gossypii isolate Hap1 chromosome 1, ASM2018417v2, whole genome shotgun sequence includes these protein-coding regions:
- the LOC114127219 gene encoding xaa-Pro aminopeptidase 3-like isoform X2 — its product is MIRRRNLIESVLSTRKDFYHVIVIPSAIRQYMSDHIPYPFRQNTDFLYFSGCQETDCALVICGNSVDNFTSTLFLKPYDPQSELWNGPSTKAECAPLIFGVDDGKTLPQLSEFIMSELKGHNNCVIWYNQKQKVQSIVDRTVNNAAAENSIYLDDSLVEHCHKLRLYKSLAEQRLMRQSCQIASKAFIKAMMSTKPGSTEHKLYATLDYECRMGGAEYLAYPPVVATGNNANTLHYIDNKQKIKDGDLILVDAGCEYHGYSSDISRTWPASGWFSDAQKTLYEATLCVQKELIDMCQERPSLDTLYEAMCFKLGKALAAAHVFKKNVDPSELNMLARALCPHHVSHYLGMDVHDIGTVKKSIKTEPGFIITVEPGVYVSKNNIRVHEEFLGLGIRIEDDVLITENSIEVLSEDCPKEIEDIEKIMYNQSK
- the LOC114127219 gene encoding xaa-Pro aminopeptidase 3-like isoform X1 — encoded protein: MYPHTRLLCLSSYAGKLTEFWSNSRCIHQMSMKNIVKTPLVCGQPTEESHPHLVMKGELVPGIQKEEFMIRRRNLIESVLSTRKDFYHVIVIPSAIRQYMSDHIPYPFRQNTDFLYFSGCQETDCALVICGNSVDNFTSTLFLKPYDPQSELWNGPSTKAECAPLIFGVDDGKTLPQLSEFIMSELKGHNNCVIWYNQKQKVQSIVDRTVNNAAAENSIYLDDSLVEHCHKLRLYKSLAEQRLMRQSCQIASKAFIKAMMSTKPGSTEHKLYATLDYECRMGGAEYLAYPPVVATGNNANTLHYIDNKQKIKDGDLILVDAGCEYHGYSSDISRTWPASGWFSDAQKTLYEATLCVQKELIDMCQERPSLDTLYEAMCFKLGKALAAAHVFKKNVDPSELNMLARALCPHHVSHYLGMDVHDIGTVKKSIKTEPGFIITVEPGVYVSKNNIRVHEEFLGLGIRIEDDVLITENSIEVLSEDCPKEIEDIEKIMYNQSK